TACTGAAAAACTTAATTGCTTTAGGTGACACTTTATCAGCAATTGGTTCAACATAAGACATAAACCAAACCGCCAAAATAATCGGAATAACAGATGATCCATACGTTACTGCAGATATTGGTAAGCCAAATAGATGAATACCACCTTCTCCAGCTTCTTTGATTGCATTAACCATTCCAACAAAGTTTGGATGCAGTAAAATTCCTCCTACCATCATCGCTAGATACATATTGGTTTTAAATTTTTGTGCAGACGATGCTGCTAGTAAAATAGGTAAAAAGTAAAAGGCCGAATCTGCCATAAAATCAATAATAATGTATGTTTGTCCCGTTTTGTCAATTGCATTAAAAACAACTAATAGTGATAAAACAGCTTTTAACATCCCTGCTGCTGTAATTGCTGGTAAAATCGGTGTGAAAATACCTGTAATCGTGTCGATAATTTTCGAAGCAGTCCCACGATCATCTTTCTCATCAGATTCAGTTGGTTCTCCATCTAAAGAAGGTACTTCCTTTAAAATTTCTTTATAGACACTACCAACATCACTACCAATGATGACTTGATATTGTCCGCCTTTTGAAACAACACCCATTACGCCAGCTGTATCTTTTATCTCCTCTGTTTGCGCATTTTTCTCATCTTTCAAATTGAAACGTAGTCTTGTAGCGCAGTGAGTTAGTCCCGTAATATTTTGTTTGCCACCGATTTTTTCAATAATCGTTTGTGCTAATTCTTGATAATTCATTTTTCATCCCCCAAATTTTAAATATTAAATCGTGTAAATTAGTAACATAAAAAAATACCTAAGAAACCTCTTATTCCAAAGAGATTTTTCTTAGGTATAGCCTGCTTTAATGCAGTAACAATCCTTTAATTGTTGGTAATTCTTCTGATATGAATAGTGAGATAAATCATCTCGTCTTCTTGTAAATCACGACCAAATTCTTTGCTGATATATTCACGGATCTTCAATGCACAAAGGTATTCTTCTTGGTATTTTTCCTTTAACATAAACAAGAATCCTTCGTCTTTATCTTTGTCTAACTCTATACCGCTAAATAAACGCTGTACAAAGAACTTTAAATGCGTAATAAACCGCTCATAATTTAATGTGTATTCATCTAAATCAGTTTTATAATGATACTTAACAATATTGATGATTTTTTGAATGACTTTTGTCATTTCAGAGACTTGGCTAACTTGGGATAAATCAAGTTCTGCATTAACAATATGCAATGCAATAAAACCTGCTTCATCTTCAGGCAACACAATTCCCAGACGATTGGAAATCATATTCAACGCTTCTTTTCCTATCAAGTATTCATGATTGTAAAAACGTTTGATCTCCCAAAGAAGTGCATTTCTAACAGGTAAGCCGCTACTGTGACGCTCAATCGCATAATCGATATGATCTGTCAGCGTCAGGTAGATATTTTCGTTCAACTTTTTGCCTAAGGAAACTTTAGCAAAACCAATAATTTCATTTGCCACCTGTAGATGCTCTAAACGAACGTTTGCTAATAGCTGAGTAAGCTTATTTGTATTTAAATCGGCATTGCTTGTATACACTTTTTCTATAAGAGTATCCTCAATGACATCACCGATATTTTTCTTAAAGCCAATCCCTTTACCCATCACTAGCACTTCAAGCCCGTCAGCATCAAGAGACTTTATAATATTATTATTGATTACTTTTTTTACTTCCATATTGTCCCCTCAATGAGATTAGATCAGCTAGCTAATTAAATGTTGATAAAAAGAAATGAAGTATAGCCTGAAAATTCAGTAACAATCTTAATTTCTCTTGTTATTAAAACATGAAAGTAAAGCGTTGTCAACATAGGAAAAAACAACGTTTAGTTTTTAGGATGAACTAAATTTGTAAATCAACTATTTTGTTACTTATCGCAAACAAATAGCGAGACAGATTACTGATTCCATCTCACTATTTTGACTTTTCATAATTTTATCTATTCGATTGGATACAAGTATCTAGTTCTTAAAATCTCCAATTGTGTAGCATCTATCTCTAATACTTCCTTTAAATAATGCTCTATCGTACCATAACCTTCTTCTACCGTTGTATACGCCCCATCAAGATAGTCTCTTCTGGTTTGCTGAAGTGAGGCTAAAAAAGCTAAAACATCTTCATTGTCAGTATATTTTTTGTAGATAGCCATTCTTTTAGCATTTCTCGGGGCATTCATCTTATCCGTCAGTAGGTAATCTTCATAGATTTGTTCCTTTCCAACGCCTAGTGCACCTAAGTACAATGCTGCAGCCCAGCCAGTCCGATCTTTTCCACCTTGACAGTGGAATATCAATGGTGTGACAGAATCTTGTAATAGTATTTCGAAAAAATGTTTATATGCTTCAATAGCATTTTCTCCTAATACTAATTGTTCCATCTGTTTAATCATGATGTTACGGTTTTTGATTAACTGAGCTCGACCTGCCTCAGTCTTCACCATTTTTTCTAATTGAATGATTTTATCTTCATCTTTCTTAGAAACTGATTGCGTACTAGCTTGTTGGGCAACATCGGCATGGGGATTGAAATTGAACATCTCACTGGTTAAAATCGCTTTATTTGGGTCTTTTGCAATCTCTTCTGGTGAACGAAAGTCAATAATTCGTTTAACGCCCATACGTTCGATATAGGCTTGTCCTGCCACATCGATTTGATGAAGTGCATCTGAACGAAAGACTTTTCCCCAACTTGTTAAACGACCATCTTTCGTTAGATAACCTCCCATATCACGACAATTATACAAGTTTCTTAATGGTAAGCGTCGTTCAGCTCCAATAAAGGTTTCTGAATTTATGTTTAATTTAAAGTAATTTCGCTCTTTAGAATTAGGATCAATCACTTTTTGCCAACCTTTTTCAGTGAATTCTATATAATTAGACTCGGTTTTTCCTGAACTATCAGGTCCATAGTAAACATTTACAGGAAGCTCAGCTATTTCAGGAATATAGATTGCTAACTCATCTTCTTCTCTTTTCACTTGAAGTGTTTGCATTATTTCACGCTCCTAATTATTTTCAAGAGTTGCGGCTTCATCAGCAACACCTTGACTATCTAATTTTTTCATAAATGGCAGATACAATAATAATACCACAACAAATTGAATCAGCTGAACGACTAATCCTTGCCAACCAGCGGCCATAAAACCAGATAAGAAGGTCGGCAGATTTTTAGGAACATTCACGCTAATAACTGGTAAAAATCCTATAATCGTTGCCAAATAAGCAATTCCTACGCAAACAGCTGCCGAAAGAGTTAAAGGAATAAAAATGACTGCATTCATGATCATCGGAATACCAAATTTCATTGGTTCAGTAATCCCAAAAATACTAGGCACTAAAGAGATCTTACCAATCGACTTGAACTTTTCGCTTCTACTCATCCATACTAAAATCACAGCTAATGCTAAAGCTCTAGGGCCTTTAAAAGCATCTAAGAAGAATGAATTGATAATATTTGTCGCTACTTCTCCAGCCGCTACTGCTTCCATATTAGCATATGCTTGTGTTGTAAATAAAACAGCGATAACAGAACCTACAACCATACTTCCATGAATACCAAAAAACCATAGCAATTCTGATAAGAACATAATAAATAGTGCAGACCATATTGAACCACCTAAAGATTCCAGTGGTGTTTGAAGATTCGTATAAATAAAATCATGAACATTTCCAAATTTCGTCTCAGCGAATGCTGTACTTATTAGAATAACAACAATAAAAATAATTGCAGCAGGAACAATTGCTTCAAATGTTTTAGCGATTGCTGTAGGAACACTCTCTGGCATTCTAAACGTGATACGCTTTTCGACCATCTTAGCAAACACCCAGGTTACAACCAATGCAACGATCATTCCAACAAAAATCCCTTTTGAGCCTAGGTAGGTTAGTTCAAAAGCCATCGCCGGTTTCTCTTTACCAATATCAAATGCAGTTATTGGTGTTAAAACGAAGAACGACGCTAACGCTAAGATAATCGAAGAAATCATATCACCTTTTTTCTCTTTGGCCATTGCACTTGAAATACCAATAATCACATAAATCGTAATTAAATTACTTGAAATTGATGTGCCAAGCGAACAAGCCTTCACAACTATTTCTGGCAAACCTGGAATCATACCGATTATTGTTGTCAAACTTCCCACAATGGTAATCGGCAGCGTCATCATCATACCATTCGCAATACTTTTAACAAACGTATTATTTGAAAACTTATTGACAAATACGTTCAACCCATTAGTAAATGAACTTTTTTTCGTTTCTGACATTTGTATTCCTCCTTTAACTAACCCTAATTAGATGCAATAACTTCTTGAGCATTCTTAAAGACTTTTTCCCCATTCATCATGCCATAATCCATCATTTCAATCACAAGTACTGGAATAGTTGGATATTCTTTTTTCACATCGTCCAATTGATAACCAACTTGAGGTCCTAACAAGATAATATCCGAACCTGTTACTCGTTCTTCTA
This sequence is a window from Enterococcus sp. 7F3_DIV0205. Protein-coding genes within it:
- a CDS encoding PTS sugar transporter subunit IIC, with the translated sequence MSETKKSSFTNGLNVFVNKFSNNTFVKSIANGMMMTLPITIVGSLTTIIGMIPGLPEIVVKACSLGTSISSNLITIYVIIGISSAMAKEKKGDMISSIILALASFFVLTPITAFDIGKEKPAMAFELTYLGSKGIFVGMIVALVVTWVFAKMVEKRITFRMPESVPTAIAKTFEAIVPAAIIFIVVILISTAFAETKFGNVHDFIYTNLQTPLESLGGSIWSALFIMFLSELLWFFGIHGSMVVGSVIAVLFTTQAYANMEAVAAGEVATNIINSFFLDAFKGPRALALAVILVWMSRSEKFKSIGKISLVPSIFGITEPMKFGIPMIMNAVIFIPLTLSAAVCVGIAYLATIIGFLPVISVNVPKNLPTFLSGFMAAGWQGLVVQLIQFVVVLLLYLPFMKKLDSQGVADEAATLENN
- a CDS encoding PTS sugar transporter subunit IIB, with the translated sequence MKITLACAGGMSTGMLVKKMEEYAKSQGIEADISACGLSELEERVTGSDIILLGPQVGYQLDDVKKEYPTIPVLVIEMMDYGMMNGEKVFKNAQEVIASN
- a CDS encoding tyrosine-protein phosphatase, with protein sequence MQTLQVKREEDELAIYIPEIAELPVNVYYGPDSSGKTESNYIEFTEKGWQKVIDPNSKERNYFKLNINSETFIGAERRLPLRNLYNCRDMGGYLTKDGRLTSWGKVFRSDALHQIDVAGQAYIERMGVKRIIDFRSPEEIAKDPNKAILTSEMFNFNPHADVAQQASTQSVSKKDEDKIIQLEKMVKTEAGRAQLIKNRNIMIKQMEQLVLGENAIEAYKHFFEILLQDSVTPLIFHCQGGKDRTGWAAALYLGALGVGKEQIYEDYLLTDKMNAPRNAKRMAIYKKYTDNEDVLAFLASLQQTRRDYLDGAYTTVEEGYGTIEHYLKEVLEIDATQLEILRTRYLYPIE
- the licT gene encoding BglG family transcription antiterminator LicT, encoding MEVKKVINNNIIKSLDADGLEVLVMGKGIGFKKNIGDVIEDTLIEKVYTSNADLNTNKLTQLLANVRLEHLQVANEIIGFAKVSLGKKLNENIYLTLTDHIDYAIERHSSGLPVRNALLWEIKRFYNHEYLIGKEALNMISNRLGIVLPEDEAGFIALHIVNAELDLSQVSQVSEMTKVIQKIINIVKYHYKTDLDEYTLNYERFITHLKFFVQRLFSGIELDKDKDEGFLFMLKEKYQEEYLCALKIREYISKEFGRDLQEDEMIYLTIHIRRITNN